A section of the Drosophila subobscura isolate 14011-0131.10 chromosome A, UCBerk_Dsub_1.0, whole genome shotgun sequence genome encodes:
- the LOC117891264 gene encoding pneumococcal serine-rich repeat protein isoform X8: MKLSVSAYRAHASAHKKILSSGYHSQLNYGSTGAAASSSSSGATATGLYTMETHEHGEHGTGKFVKDVARQIHDCNSDTDVISPTGTSSSGGGGAAGGAAPGESSGGHHKRHHKMAHDDDNHSAPHSSDSKSPSQRKSRIGDGASDPDSDWTRSNQRWMKLRTTVQISSAIQKKPPLKREDSFLKRFSTRQIPETQETVEDTGSESASGDVDKSVKRRRRYLQKRRSVVNPDENFYFYWLMMVTVCVLYNLWTLIVRQSFPELQQSVPTFWLICDSMTDVVFILDIIVQLRTGYLEQGLMVYDDRKLACHYVHSRDFIFDMIALIPLDLLQLKMGTHPLLRFTRFFKVYRSVRFYYIVESRTVWPNLWRVVNLIHILLILAHWFGCFYFLLSEAEGFQGDWVYPYRPGDYATLTRKYLGSLYWSTLTLTTIGDLPTPETNAEPNFSVDGPRSIPRRGIKSRLLQFGSSYGYIFTIVSYLIGVFIFATIVGQVGNVITNRNANRLEFERLLDGAKTYMRHHKVPGGMKRRVLRWYDYSWSRGRIQGGGDINTALGLLPDKLKTELALHVNLSVLKKVTIFQECQPEFLHDLVLKMKAYIFTPGDSICRKGEVAREMFIIADGILEVLSETGKVLTTMKAGDFFGEIGILNLDGLNKRTADVRSVGYSELFSLSREDVLAAMKDYPDAQEILQTLGRKRLMEVRCVNKKYAKAALEKENAAYAAAHPHHHQAHHQGQVHQSDSSENSASKKIVDKLKHDVKGFRNVLKKSRTSRKSDESLEMQPLHNTSPRGSKIMLKRMSRVRSDEKDADTAEAKDELHDKTPSPIGAGLPLLQRLRLLKEKQESIQEEPEREFNEGFPLIQRLQQLKIKNEPQAIAGPDSGLVMVKTPPSISSKIDFGGATSTAAGLGTGIPSGSQLLTVAQIKPMMKVSFKQKIQQMQGGGTSGSSPGPSTGAIAKKEPPKSLPLIAKHATALSLPPAILGEEAATGGVGLGLGMGSGGGVGPGQALAIATISKKVTKPSYKLNTPMQSDTDTDGTPISKPWSKLKLATLMSSSYTSLTNCSPDDLATPLKNYSLSNIPQQMEATAQAQSQSLSRPRHHSARSSSRSPRHAHGHGHGHDSTTSNTSSSASQASTKRECLRLQKPEQQLPDGELAEPRRKFYQSVFDLSPEYNGLPFVKRLKILNERQKLAELEKALQTRSFSLDCSKSDQGANLPITESLYRCYSDTSGIYSQFLSAYESTTSSTSISTNTSASASASASASASDTGNSRHGQMQYVPLPLSPESNETVERRKLKSILKKLQKGGGNGNGNGSGGVDAQDEATATATTHAHASSRGLLAEPTLEGPPASAKEEGQFAAFGGATGVAHSHAIAISPSNGNANGKANGNGNGNGKSSSNASGNGRGSAPFTSNPTYPFPIAVPLPLPATETRIWSPTLTLNSPQESFALELQSQSKSQAQPQLQFPPPPAAEGSDGSAFGATASSSLSSSLSAAAAGAAAASTSYVVECSSSSVSSKSNQIHSQNTEFHAQSTTSTDLNLNLQLRQNTTTSNTNNVLAGGSQGLRPEGFPEAQDYFNQILSGINHVIKTHMNEMHSKFETQFSSMAGEVHRRDAIIAQLQLKLRSIEQKSSSAASSSAAVPSSALAIARRQKREKLSQLSVDDDEPAEEDNSSSGSSAELLFMRGDSLDTVFTSSPPIQGGRRSISPHPGPSRHHAASANALNCPSSYYSGPGTLSSRHAQSHPSFYTGQGNGRSSSRGYREWSGAAGDGRFSGADGSGPSGVVVSDVTGNLTRLSDSVILDIGESSSSSSSSSKLNIAEEEDDEDEEEAEAEAEAEADEELTASGPGNNDWEVRMLAAEMERQERKRGHSLSDNLGDLKHCSTFLRRRRKFSDTETEFSETDMDEQLARGSGSGSGHGPSTGPVGGVTGEAPAAGTGSTSSGSGTQSGSQRPRASSLDQFNLRYGIGRGIFKAMSIDRDKDKL; this comes from the exons ATGAAACTGAGCGTGAGCGCGTATCGGGCGCATGCATCCGCACACAAGAAGATCCTCTCCAGCGGCTATCACTCACAGCTCAATTACGGCAgcactggagcagcagcatcctcctcgtcatcgggGGCCACTGCAACGGGCCTATATACG ATGGAAACGCACGAGCACGGCGAGCATGGCACTGGGAAGTTCGTCAAGGATGTGGCACGCCAGATTCACGACTGCAATAGCGATACGGATGTCATCAGTCCAACGGGGACCAGTAGCtctggtggcggtggtgctgccGGTGGCGCAGCCCCTGGCGAAAGCTCTGGTGGCCATCACAAGCGACACCATAAGATGGCCCATGACGATGATAACCACAGTGCGCCGCATTCCTCGGATAGCAAAAGTCCCAGTCAGCG GAAATCGCGTATCGGAGATGGAGCTTCAGATCCAGATTCCGATTG GACACGATCGAACCAACGCTGGATGAAGCTGCGCACCACCGTGCAAATCTCGTCGGCGATACAGAAAAAACCACCGCTCAAGCGAGAAGACTCCTTCCTGAAGCGTTTCTCGACTAGACAGATACCCGAAACACAG GAAACTGTTGAAGATACGGGTTCAGAAAGTGCCTCTGGTGACGTCGACAAAAGTGTTAAACGAAGACGACGCTATCTGCAGAAACGACGATCCGTTGTTAATCCAGATGAaaatttttacttttattggcTAATGATGGTAACTGTATGTGTTCTATATAATCTATGGACCCTTATTGTGAGGCAGAGCTTTCCTGAACTGCAG CAATCTGTGCCTACCTTTTGGCTTATCTGCGATTCGATGACAGATGTTGTATTTATCTTAGATATAATAGTTCAATTACGCACAGGCTATCTCGAGCAGGGCCTAATG GTATATGATGACAGGAAGCTGGCCTGCCACTACGTTCACTCGCGTGATTTCATCTTCGATATGATTGCGCTGATACCATTGGATCTGTTGCAGCTCAAGATGGGCACCCATCCGCTTTTGCGTTTTACGCGCTTTTTTAAA GTTTATCGATCTGTGAGATTTTATTACATCGTAGAGAGTAGAACAGTTTGGCCAAATTTATGGCGCGTTGTTAACCTAATTCATATCCTGTTAATATTGGCACATTGGTTTGGTTGCTTCTATTTTTTACTCTCCGAAGCGGAGGGTTTCCAG GGTGATTGGGTGTATCCCTACAGGCCGGGTGACTATGCCACCCTAACGCGCAAGTATCTGGGCAGCCTCTACTGGTCCACCCTGACGCTGACCACCATCGGGGACCTGCCAACGCCCGAGACGAATGCAGA aCCGAACTTTTCGGTGGACGGCCCAAGATCAATACCTAGACGTGGCATTAAATCACGACTGCTACAGTTTGGCTCTAGCTATGG ATATATTTTTACGATCGTTAGTTATTTGATTGGTGTTTTTATCTTTGCGACAATTGTTGGACAAGTGGGCAATGTGATAACGAATCGGAATGCGAATCGACTGGAGTTTGAGCGTCTTCTGGATGGGGCCAAGACCTACATGAGGCATCACAAG GTGCCGGGTGGGATGAAGCGTCGCGTGCTGCGATGGTACGACTATAGCTGGTCGCGGGGGCGGATACAGGGTGGCGGGGACATCAACACAGCTTTGGGTCTGCTGCCCGACAAGCTGAAAACCGAATTGGCCTTACACGTGAACCTAAGTGTGCTCAAGAAGGTGACCATATTCCAAGAGTGCCAGCCGGAGTTTCTGCACGATCTTGTGCTCAAAATGAAGGCCTACATCTTTACGCCGGGTGACTCCATTTGCCGCAAGGGCGAGGTGGCACGCGAGATGTTCATCATTGCGGATGGCATACTGGAGGTGCTAAGCGAGACGGGCAAAGTGCTGACAACCATGAAGGCTGGCGATTTTTTCGGCGAAATCGGCATCCTTAATCTGGACGGGCTGAACAA GCGCACTGCGGACGTTCGTTCCGTGGGCTACTCGGAGCTCTTTTCGCTTTCGCGGGAGGatgtgctggctgccatgaaGGACTATCCGGATGCGCAGGAGATCCTGCAGACGCTCGGCCGCAAGCGGCTCATGGAGGTGCGTTGCGTGAACAAAAAGTATGCGAAGGCGGCACTCGAGAAGGAGAACGCGGCCTATGCGGCGGCCCATCCGCACCACCATCAGGCCCATCACCAGGGACAGGTGCACCAGAGCGATAGCAGCGAGAATAGTGCATCCAAGAAGATTGTGGATAAGCTGAAGCACGATGTGAAGGGCTTTCGTAATGTGCTGAAGAAGTCCAG AACCTCCCGCAAGAGCGACGAATCGCTGGAGATGCAGCCGCTGCACAACACTTCGCCACGCGGCAGTAAGATCATGCTGAAGCGCATGTCCCGCGTGCGCTCCGACGAGAAGGATGCAGACACAGCTGAGGCCAAGGATGAGCTGCACGACAAGACACCCAGTCCGATTGGGGCCGGGCTCCCATTGCTGCAGCGCTTGCGGCTGCTCAAGGAGAAGCAG GAATCGATACAGGAAGAGCCCGAACGAGAGTTCAACGAGGGCTTTCCCCTGATCCAGCGATTGcagcaattgaaaattaagaACGAGCCGCAAGCGATCGCCGGTCCTGATTCCGGCCTCGTAATG GTCAAGACGCCTCCtagcatcagcagcaagaTTGACTTCGGAGGAGCGACTTCCACCGCAGCAGGATTGGGAACAGGAATTCCCTCGGGCAGTCAGCTGCTGACTGTGGCACAGATAAAGCCCATGATGAAGGTCTCGTTCAAGCAGAAGATCCAGCAGATGCAGGGCGGTGGGACAAGTGGATCCTCGCCTGGTCCCAGTACCGGAGCGATAGCCAAGAAGGAACCGCCCAAGTCGCTGCCTCTGATTGCCAAGCATGCCACAGCGTTGTCCCTACCACCAGCGATCTTGGGCGAGGAAGCAGCAACGGGGGgagtgggattgggattgggaatgggatCGGGTGGGGGAGTAGGACCTGGCCAAGCCCTAGCCATAGCCACGATATCGAAAAAGGTGACCAAACCGTCGTACAAGCTCAACACGCCAATGCAATCCGACACGGACACCGACGGCACGCCCATTTCCAAGCCCTGGTCCAAGCTGAAGCTGGCGACTCTCATGTCCTCCAGCTACACCAGCCTCACCAACTGCTCGCCGGATGACCTGGCCACGCCCCTGAAGAACTACTCGCTCAGCAACATACCCCAGCAGATGGAGGCCACCGcccaggcccagtcccagtccctgtcccgtCCGCGTCACCACAGTGCCAGGAGCAGCTCCAGATCGCCCAGACACGCCCATGGTCATGGCCACGGGCACGactccaccaccagcaacacGAGCTCTTCCGCCAGCCAGGCGAGCACCAAGCGGGAATGCCTGCGCCTACAGAAgcccgagcagcagctgccggaTGGAGAGCTGGCCGAGCCGCGGCGAAAGTTCTACCAGAGCGTTTTCGACCTGTCGCCGGAGTACAATGGATTGCCGTTTGTCAAGCGGCTGAAGATCCTCAACGAGCGCCAGAAACTGGCCGAGCTGGAGAAGGCCCTGCAGACCAGAAGTTTTAGCCTGGACTGCTCCAAGTCTGACCAGGGAGCGAATCTGCCCATCACGGAATCGCTCTACCGATGCTACAGCGACACCTCCGGTATCTACTCACAGTTTCTCAGTGCCTACGAGTCCACCACCAGTTCAACATCGATATCCACCAATACATCTGCCTCTGCATCGGCATCGGCCTCTGCATCAGCATCGGACACCGGCAACTCCCGCCACGGACAGATGCAATATGTGCCGCTGCCCCTCAGCCCGGAATCGAATGAAACCGTCGAACGTCGCAAGCTGAAGAGCATACTcaagaagctgcagaagggcggtggcaacggcaacggcaatggaaGCGGCGGAGTTGATGCCCAAGACGAGGCgactgccacagccacgacGCACGCACACGCGTCGTCGAGGGGGCTGCTGGCGGAGCCGACCTTGGAAGG CCCGCCCGCCAGTGCCAAAGAGGAAGGTCAGTTCGCTGCCTTTGGCGGCGCTACCGGCGTGGCCCATTCGCACGCGATCGCGATTAGTCCGAGTAACGGTAACGCTAACGGTAAAGctaacggtaacggtaacggtaacggtaaAAGCTCGTCCAATGCTAGCGGTAACGGTAGGGGTAGCGCACCTTTCACTTCCAATCCAACGTATCCGTTTCCGATCGCggttccacttccacttccggCTACGGAGACACGCATCTGGTCGCCGACGTTGACACTGAATTCGCCTCAAGAGAGTTTCGCGCTCGAGCTGCAGTCTCAGAGTAAATCTCAGGcgcagccccagctccagtttCCGCCTCCACCTGCAGCTGAGGGCAGTGATGGCAGCGCCTTTGGAGCAACggcttcatcatcattatcatcatccttatcagcagcagcagctggagcagcagcagcatcgaccTCATATGTTGTCGAATGCTCATCGTCGTCGGTGTCATCGAAATCGAATCAGATACACTCACAGAATACCGAATTTCATGCTCAATCCACAACATCCACagatttgaatttgaatttgcagCTCAGACAGAACACCACCACCTCGAACACAAACAATgtgctggctggtggcagccAGGGGCTTCGGCCCGAAG GATTTCCAGAAGCGCAAGACTACTTCAATCAGATACTCAGCGGCATCAATCACGTGATCAAGACGCACATGAACGAGATGCACTCGAAATTCGAGACGCAATTCTCGAGCATGGCCGGGGAGGTGCACCGTCGCGATGCCATCAttgcccagctccagctgaaGCTGCGATCCATCGAGCAGAAGTCTTCTTCAGCAGCCTCATCCTCGGCTGCAGTCCCATCCTCAGCCCTGGCCATAGCCCGCCGGCAGAAGCGGGAGAAGCTCTCACAGCTCTCGGTGGACGATGATGAGCCAGCGGAGGAGGACAACAGTAGTTCGGGCTCCTCCGCAGAGCTTCTCTTTATG CGCGGCGACTCTCTGGACACGGTGTTTACCTCTTCGCCACCCATTCAGGGCGGGCGACGCAGTATATCGCCTCACCCAGGTCCGAGTCGGCATCATGCCGCTTCGGCCAACGCTCTCAACTGTCCCAGCAGCTACTACAGCGGGCCGGGCACGCTGAGTTCACGGCATGCGCAAAGCCATCCAAGCTTCTATACGGGGCAGGGGAAtggacgcagcagcagcaggggatatcgcgagtggagtggagccgCTGGCGATGGCAGGTTCAGTGGGGCGGACGGTAGCGGGCCCAGTGGCGTGGTGGTGTCGGACGTGACGGGCAACCTCACACGGCTCTCGGATAGCGTGATCCTGGACATTGGTGAGagctccagctcgagctcCTCGTCGAGTAAGCTGAACATTGCGGAAgaggaggacgacgaggatgaagaggaagcggaagcggaagcagAGGCCGAGGCGGATGAAGAACTCACCGCCAGTGGGCCCGGCAATAACGATTGGGAGGTGCGAATGCTGGCCGCCGAGATGGAGCGGCAGGAGCGTAAGCGCGGACACTCCCTATCCGACAATCTTGGCGATCTGAAGCACTGCAGCACGTTTCTGCGGCGCCGCCGCAAATTCAGTGACACCGAAACGGAGTTCAGTGAAACGGACATGGACGAGCAGTTGGCCCGAGGCTCAGGCTCCGGCTCAGGCCACGGCCCCAGCACCGGCCCCGTTGGTGGCGTAACTGGTGAGGCGCCTGCAGCAGGAACTGGGTCCAcatccagcggcagcggcacccaaagtggcagccagcggcCGAGGGCTTCCAGTCTGGACCAGTTCAACCTGCGCTACGGCATCGGGCGTGGCATCTTTAAAGCAATGAGCATCGATCGTGATAAAGACAAGCTTTGA